In Chryseobacterium sp., the genomic window GTAATCCTGGCTGCAACTGCATACCCGGATCTACTTTCGGTGCTGAAAGCCCTGTTAATTTATCCAAAATAGTCACCAGCTCCTGTTCTCCTAAGTTCACAAAAGATCTGCTGGCAATTTTACCGTCTTTATCAATAATCACAAAGCATGGTAATTTAAATGCATAAACGCCATATTTTTTGGCAATATCAGATCCCATACCTCCTTCTCCATATACATTCACTCCCTGAACCCCTTTTAATAGTGAGTTGCTGGTTTTGATAAACTGATCCTTTGTATCATCTACGTTGACAAATACAAAGTTCATTTTAGATTTATAAAAATTAACAACCTCTTTCAAAACAGGGACAGTAGCCTCGCTGATATAAGGATTCCATGATGCGTAGAAAAATAGCATATAAGGCTTTCCTTTATTCTCAGACAGCTGATACGATTTACCATCCTGCTTGATTAAAGCAGCCTCAGGAGCCGCTTCTCCGATCTTAAGCCCTGTAATTGCTACCTGCATTTTAAGGATATCATTTTTAATGGTTGCATCCTTAATATCTGTATCAATAATTTTTTTAATTTTTTCGATTTTGTTAGGCGGAGTTGTCGGATGAATATCTGCCTGAGCCATTACAAACGCTAAAAGATAATCTTTTGCCGTCTGAGAAAGATCTTTTTTAGTTTTCAAATACTGAGCAAACATCTCTGAAGTAGTGATATCGGTCTTTCCTTTACTGTTTGATTCCGCATACTTTTGGAAATCCGGAGTCATTTTCACCAGTAGATACTGTCTGTAAAGTGGTATTGTTTTTACCATTACTTCTTTATTATCCTCTAATTGGGTCTCATAATCTTTAAAGGCTTTAGAAGACTTATACGATGGATTTCCAGACATTGGACCGTGTGACATTTCATAATTGGCAAGCAAGTTAAGAATAGTCACTTTAACGTCATTTTTTTTCCACTCCAAAAGTCCTTTGCTAGGGTTATTTTTCTTAGCAAGGTCTTCTACATTTTTATTAATGTCAGCTTCTACTTTATGGATTCCTTTCAGGAAAGTAGCTTCATCGGAAGCCATTAATTGGTTTAAATTAACTTTACTACCATATTCTCCCAGAAATTTTTGACTTGCCTGAAGGAAGTCATTATTCTTTTTAGCATCACCGGTAATAACATATTCATTAGGGAAAGTCATTCCATTCCCTGAGATATTTACAGTTTGTCCGCCTTCAAGATAGATCAGGTTTTGTTTGTTAGCATAATTAATAACATACATTCCATCTTTAGGGGCTTCGAAGCTTCCCGAAAAATTACCCTCTTTGTCTAAACCTATATTAATCAAAGGTAAGGTTCCCACTCCTGAAGCTTCTACAAATTCGATTCTTTCCAATGGTGAACTTCCGGTAATTTTTCCTTTTACTTCTACTTTTTTTGAACAAGACATCGCGAAAACCGCAATGATAAACAATAAAAGATATTTTTTCATTTCAATTTTTAATATTACACAAAAATACGCTTTTTAAGGCTTCTTAATTAACACTCATTATTTTTTTTGAAAAATTTATTATACCCTGTAAAAAGAGATACTTTCAGCTTTCCATCTCTGTTTTTTGTCTCTTTTAAAACCAAAAGGTATTTTTATTAAAACAATTCTATTACCCACCAAATATAGACTTATTAAATAAAGAATACCAAAGCCACTCAAGAAGTTAACAAACTTTAACAGCAAAAATGTTTTTACATAAAAAAGTCGTCTCCGAATGAAGACGACTTTTTACGTATTTGAATCAATTCTATCCCTGATCTACAAGAGCAGCCATATATTCTCTGTTCATTCTTGCGATATTCTCAAGAGAAATACCTTTAGGGCATTCTATTTCACATGCTCCGGTATTGGAACAGTTTCCGAATCCTTCTTCATCCATTGCCTTCACCATATTCAGCACTCTTCGCTTCGCTTCTACTCTACCCTGAGGAAGTAAAGCAAACTGAGAAACCTTAGCTCCCACGAATAACATGGCAGATCCGTTTTTACAAGTTGCTACACAAGCACCACATCCGATACAAGCTGCGGCATCCATTGCTCTGTCTGCATCTTCTTTAGGAACCGGGATAGCATTCGCATCCAGTGTATTTCCTGAAGTATTCACAGAAACGAACCCTCCTGCAGCCATTACCCGGTCAAATGCACTTCTGTCTACCATTAAGTCTTTAATAACAGGGAAAGCAGCACTTCTCCATGGTTCAATAACGATGGTTTCACCGTCTTTGAACATTCTCATGTGAAGCTGGCATGTAGTAATACCT contains:
- a CDS encoding succinate dehydrogenase/fumarate reductase iron-sulfur subunit translates to MSAKKGLHLTLKIWRQKNNKSKGQFETYKISDVSTDSSFLEMLDILNENLINEGKEPIAFDHDCREGICGMCSLYINGRAHGPDTGITTCQLHMRMFKDGETIVIEPWRSAAFPVIKDLMVDRSAFDRVMAAGGFVSVNTSGNTLDANAIPVPKEDADRAMDAAACIGCGACVATCKNGSAMLFVGAKVSQFALLPQGRVEAKRRVLNMVKAMDEEGFGNCSNTGACEIECPKGISLENIARMNREYMAALVDQG
- a CDS encoding TlpA disulfide reductase family protein, with amino-acid sequence MKKYLLLFIIAVFAMSCSKKVEVKGKITGSSPLERIEFVEASGVGTLPLINIGLDKEGNFSGSFEAPKDGMYVINYANKQNLIYLEGGQTVNISGNGMTFPNEYVITGDAKKNNDFLQASQKFLGEYGSKVNLNQLMASDEATFLKGIHKVEADINKNVEDLAKKNNPSKGLLEWKKNDVKVTILNLLANYEMSHGPMSGNPSYKSSKAFKDYETQLEDNKEVMVKTIPLYRQYLLVKMTPDFQKYAESNSKGKTDITTSEMFAQYLKTKKDLSQTAKDYLLAFVMAQADIHPTTPPNKIEKIKKIIDTDIKDATIKNDILKMQVAITGLKIGEAAPEAALIKQDGKSYQLSENKGKPYMLFFYASWNPYISEATVPVLKEVVNFYKSKMNFVFVNVDDTKDQFIKTSNSLLKGVQGVNVYGEGGMGSDIAKKYGVYAFKLPCFVIIDKDGKIASRSFVNLGEQELVTILDKLTGLSAPKVDPGMQLQPGLQMDPAAQQAAPQPANPQPAQTK